A segment of the Sandaracinaceae bacterium genome:
GAGGCGTGCACGGGATGTGCGGGTTTCACGCGGCCGAGGTCGCGCGGAGGCGGCTCGAGCGCTTCCCTGTCGCGCCCCTCGCGTAGCGCGCGTCAGCGCTGGTCGAGGTCCCAGCTCGCGGCGTAGCGGACGAGCTCGGGCTGGGTGCGCACGCCGAGCTTGGTGCGGATGCGGTCGCTGTAGGTGTAGACGGTGCTGACGGAGAGCCCGAGCGAGAAGGCCGCCTCCTTGATGGTCTCGCCCATCACGAGGCGCTCGAACACCTGCATCTCGCGCGGCGTCAGCAGCTCGCTCGGCGCCTTCGCGGCGGGCGCGTCGAGGAGCGCCTCGAGCTCGGGAGGCAGCACGCGACCTCCGCCGTGCAGGGCGTGGATGGCCTCCACGTAGCGCTCGAGCGAGCTCGACTTCGGCAGGTAGCCGGCCGCGCCCGCGTGGATCAGGGACGCGATGGCGAGGTCGATGGGGTGGAGCGTGAAGAGCAAGACGGGGGCGCCCGCCGCGGCCACCGCCTCGACCGTGCGCGGGCCCTCCATCCCGGGCATCTGCACGTCGAGGCTGATGACGTCGGGCGTCGTCGTCTCGAGGAGCGCGAGCAGCGCGTCGGCCGATGCGGCGGCCCCGATCACCTCCAGCGTGGGCTCGAGCTCCGCGAAGCGCGTGATCCCTTGCACCACGATCGGGTGATCGTCGGCGATCAGCAGCCGGACCGCGGTCACGCCGAGGCCTTCAGCGGACGCGGGGCAGCCTCGAGGGGGACGCGCAGCCGGACGGCCGTGCCGCCTGCGCCGCTCTGGACGTCCAGCTCACCGCCGAGCGCCTCGGCGCGCTCGCGCAGCCCGCGCAGGCCCCAGCCGGAGGGCGTGGCCTCGGGGTCGAAGCCGCGGCCGTCGTCGAGGACCTCCGCCATCACGCCGCCCTCGTCGCCTCTGACCGACACGCGGACCTCGGATGCGTCCGCGTGCTTGAAGACGTTGGTCAGCGCCTCCTGCACCAGCCGGTAGATGGCCTCGCGCTCGAGCGCGGGCAGGGGCTGATCGAGCTCGACCGCGGTGCTGAGCGAGAGGCCGGAGCGCTCCCGCAGCGGGGCGATGAGCTCATCGAGGCTGCGGGCGAGCGGCGGCAGGGCGCGCGGCTCGCGCAGGCGGTCGATGAAGCGGCGGACCGAGCCGTCGAGCGTCTCGACCACGCTCGCGAGGTACTCCAGCCGCGGCCCCTCGTCGGTGGGCGCGTGCGAGAGGCGGCGGCCGAGGTGGTCGAGCTCCATGCGCACGCCGACGATGAGCTGTCCGAGGTCGTCGTGGAGCTGCCGCGCGACGTCCGCGCGCTCGGTCGTCGCGGACTCGAGCGCGCTCGCCAGGTCCCCCAGCGCCTTCGAGCGGTCCTCGACCTCCTGCTCGAGCCGCTGCGCGTGGGCGGCGAGCTGCGCCCGCTGCCGCTCGAGCCGGAGCCCGAAGAGGAAGCGGTCGCGCATCAATCGCTGGACGTTGTGTCCGAGCACCACGCTCGCGACCGTCACCGCCGACAGGACCACCATCGGCACGTGGATCATCGGGTGGCCGAGCATCTCCGGGTTGCGCGCGAAGTAGGTCACCGCGAACACGCCCGCCCCCGAGAGGGTCATCGCGATCCGCGACGGCAGCCGGCAGGGCATGCTGATCGACAGCGGCGGCAGGGTGTAGACGACGTAGAAGAAGGGGCTGTCGAGCGGGCCCATCTGGCTGACGTGCATCGCCGCCCCCCACGCCGTCGCGGAGTGCATGAGCAGCCCGAAGAACATCGGGTGGCGCGCGGCGAGCGGGAGGCGTCGGAAGGCGAGCCACGACGCGAGCGCGATCCCGGTGAGGACGGCGAGCCAGAGCCGGCCTGGCCCCTCGAGGTCGCGCCCCGCCAGGACGATCCGCCCGATCACCCAGGCGCTCGCGAACAACCCCACGCAGACGAGCGCCGTGCGCTCCATGCGGCGCCGAAACTCATCGCGGCTGAAGTGCTCGAAGGCGCGCTCGTCGGCCAACATCTTCGCCTCGTTCACGATGGAGCGAAGATAGCAGCACGGCCGACGCCGTTGCCATTTCGCCTCGGTTTCACGCGGCGTCAGTAGCGCTTCTGGAACATCTCGACCCGGACGCCGCCCGGCATCCGGAAGTGGATGGTCAGGCCGTAGCCCTGGTCCTGGATCTCGTCGTCGAACTCGACCCCGCGCGCCTTCATCTCGGCCACCGTCTTCTCGATGTCGTCGCAGATGAACGAGACGTCGTGGGTGCCCGACGCGGGCGCGCCCTCGTGGTCGGTGGGGTGCACGCCCATGTCCGCCATCGGCAGGTCGAAGACGAGCCAGCCGCCGCCGACGTCGCGCGCGGGGATCTGGAGCTTGTCCCGCAGGAAGGCGCGCAGCGCGTCCGCCTCCTCCGAGAAGTACATGCCGTGGATGCCTGTGATCATCGCGTCTCCTCCGCGCGCACGCGCGCCTTGTGCTGGGCCTTCTTCACCGCGAACGCGACGCCCTGTGCGTTCAGGCTCATGTCGGTCTCCAGGATGGTGCGCGCCTCGGCGTCGTCGGCGAGCCCATGGGTCTCGAGGAGCTGCGCGAAGAGCGCCCGCACCCGCTCGTCGCAGAAGGCGTCGAGCGCCTCGCCCTCCAGCCCGTCGGCGAGCGCCCGCCGGACGATGCCGTCGTAGAGGTCGAGCTGCCGGTGGAGCTGCGCCGCGATGGCGTCGAGCTGCTCGTGCCCGCCGAAGTGCGTGAGGTAGGCGCGCTCGGCGCCCGTGGCGACGATGCGGTCGAGGCTCGCCTTCGCGGCCGCCGCGTCGAAGTCCGTGGGCGACGTGGAGGGGATCGCGAAGAGCCCGTGGTGCTGGAGGCGCGGGTACACGAGCCCGAACGCGTCGCCGGTGAAGATCGCGTTCGTCTTCGAGTCCAGCACGCAGAAGTGGTGGTTCGCGTGCCCCCGCGTGTGCAGGAAGGTGAGGGTGCGCTCGCCCCAGGTGAGGGTCTCCTCGTCCTCCATGATGCGCACGCGCGCCTCGTCGATCGGCGCGATCTCCCCGTACAGCTCGGCGAACGCGGCCTCGCCGTAGACCTCCTTCGCGCTCGCGACGAGCTTCGTCGGGTCGATGGCGTGGCGCGCGGCGCGCGGGTGGGCGAGCAGGGTCGCGTTCGGGCACGCCTCCATGAGCGCCGAGGCGCCTCCCGCGTGGTCGAGGTGCACGTGCGTGATGATCACCCAGTCGACCGCCTCCGGGCCGAGGCCCTCCGCCTCGAGCGCGGCGAGCAGGCGAGGCACGGCGTGCGTCGTATTGGTCTCGACGAACGCGGCGCGGTCGCCCTCGCGCACCAGGTACGCGGCCGCGAAGCCGTCCCCGAGGTAGGCGCAGTCGATGGTGGTGATGCTCATGCGGGGCAGTCTGCCCAGCAGGCCCCGAAACGCAATCCCCTCCAACGCAAACGCCCCCGGAGCGGTCGGCTCCGAGGGCGTGTGGGTCGGGGAGGAGGGGCTGCGCTACTTGCGCTGCTCCTGGCGGGCCTTGACCTCTTCCTTGACCTTCTCGACGATGTTGTTCGGCACCGGGGAGTAGTGGCTGAACTCCATCGAGAACTGGCCACGACCCGAGGTCGCGGAGCGCAGGTCGCCGATGTAGCCGAACATCTCCGAGAGGGGCACGTCCGCCTTGATGCGCACGTTGGTCGGGCCCTGCTCCTGGCTCTTGATCATGCCGCGCCGACGGTTGAGGTCGCCGATGACGTCGCCGACGTTGTCCTCGGGGACGAAGACGTCGACCTTCATGATCGGCTCGAGCAGCTGCGGGCCGCACTTCGGCATGGTCTGCCGGAACGCCGCGCGGGCCGCCGCCTCGAACGCCATCTGCGAGGAGTCGACCGCGTGGAAGCCGCCGTCCGTGAGGATGAGCTTGAAGTCGAGGAGCGGGAAGCCGACGAGCGGGCCCTTGTCGATCTGGCTCTTGAAGCCCTTCTCGACCGAGGGGATGTACTCCTTCGGCACGTTGCCGCCGGTGACCTTCGACTCGAAGACGAAGCCGGTGCCGGGCTCGCCGGGCTCGACCGTGTAGTCGATCTTCGCGAACTGGCCCGAGCCGCCGGTCTGCTTCTTGTGCGTGTACTGGTCGTTGACGATCTGCGTGATCGTCTCGCGGTACGCGACCTGCGGCTTGCCGACGTCGGCCTCGACGCCGTGGGTGCGCTTGAGGATGTCCACCTTGATGTCGAGGTGGAGCTCGCCCATGCCCTTCATGATCGTGTCGCCCGACTCCTCGTCGACCTCGACGTGGAAGGACGGGTCCTCGGCGACCATCTTGCCGAGCGCGGCGTTCAGCTTCTCGCTGTTGGCCTTGTCACGCGGGATGATGGCGACCGAGATGACCGGGTCGGGGAAGACCATCGGCTCGAGCGTGGCCGGGTTCTTCACGTCCGCGAGGGTGTGACCGGTGCGCACGTTCTTGAGGCCGACGGCGGCGACGATGTCGCCCGCCTGCGCGGTGTCGAGCATCGTGCGGTCGTTCGCGTGCATCTCGACCATGCGGCCGATCCGCTCGGTCTTGCCCGTGAACGTGTTGAGGAGCGTGTCGCCCTTGTTGATGGTGCCCGAGTAGACGCGGATGAAGGTCAGCGCGCCGAAGCGGTCGTCCATGATCTTGAAGGCGAGCGCGCGGACCGGGCCCTCCGGGTCCACCGTGGCGAAGCCGCCGGTCTCGTTGCCCTCGAGGTCGATCTCGGGCTGCGGGGGCACCTCGGTCGGGTCGGGGAGGTAGTCCACGACCGCGTCGAGGACCTGCTGGACGCCCTTGTTCTTGAAGGACGAGCCGCAGTAGGTCGGGAAGAAGGCGAGGTCTCGGGTGCCCTTGCGGATGCACGCCTTGATCGTGGCGATGTCCGGCTCTTCGCCCTCGAGGTACTTCTCGAAGACCTCGTCGTCCTGCTCCACGGCGGTCTCGACGAGCTCGGTCCGGTACTTCTCGACCTGCTCCTTCATGTCCTCCGGGATGTCCTTGACCTCGTAGTTCTCGGGCAGCCCGGTGTCGTCCCAGACGTAGGCCTTGCGCTCGATGAGGTCGACGACGCCGACGAAGTCGGCCTCGGTCCCGATCGGGAGCACCATGACGAGCGGCTTGGCCGCGAGCACCGTCTTGATCTGGCCCACCACGCGGTAGAAGTCGGCGCCGAGGCGGTCGAGCTTGTTCACGTAGATGATGCGCGCGACCTTGGAGTTGTTGGCGTAGCGCCAGTTCGTCTCCGACTGCGGCTCCACGCCGCCCGAGCCGCAGAACACACCCACGCCGCCGTCGAGCACCTTGAGCGAACGGTAGACCTCGATGGTGAAGTCGACGTGCCCGGGGGTGTCGATGATGTTGAGGCGATAATCCTTCCAGAAGCAGGTCGTCGCCGCCGACTGGATCGTGATGCCGCGCTCCTGCTCCTGCTCCATGAAGTCGGTGGTGGCGGCGCCATCGTGCACCTC
Coding sequences within it:
- a CDS encoding MBL fold metallo-hydrolase, whose amino-acid sequence is MSITTIDCAYLGDGFAAAYLVREGDRAAFVETNTTHAVPRLLAALEAEGLGPEAVDWVIITHVHLDHAGGASALMEACPNATLLAHPRAARHAIDPTKLVASAKEVYGEAAFAELYGEIAPIDEARVRIMEDEETLTWGERTLTFLHTRGHANHHFCVLDSKTNAIFTGDAFGLVYPRLQHHGLFAIPSTSPTDFDAAAAKASLDRIVATGAERAYLTHFGGHEQLDAIAAQLHRQLDLYDGIVRRALADGLEGEALDAFCDERVRALFAQLLETHGLADDAEARTILETDMSLNAQGVAFAVKKAQHKARVRAEETR
- the fusA gene encoding elongation factor G, which encodes MTKDLSKYRNIGIFAHVDAGKTTTTERILKLTGKIHKLGEVHDGAATTDFMEQEQERGITIQSAATTCFWKDYRLNIIDTPGHVDFTIEVYRSLKVLDGGVGVFCGSGGVEPQSETNWRYANNSKVARIIYVNKLDRLGADFYRVVGQIKTVLAAKPLVMVLPIGTEADFVGVVDLIERKAYVWDDTGLPENYEVKDIPEDMKEQVEKYRTELVETAVEQDDEVFEKYLEGEEPDIATIKACIRKGTRDLAFFPTYCGSSFKNKGVQQVLDAVVDYLPDPTEVPPQPEIDLEGNETGGFATVDPEGPVRALAFKIMDDRFGALTFIRVYSGTINKGDTLLNTFTGKTERIGRMVEMHANDRTMLDTAQAGDIVAAVGLKNVRTGHTLADVKNPATLEPMVFPDPVISVAIIPRDKANSEKLNAALGKMVAEDPSFHVEVDEESGDTIMKGMGELHLDIKVDILKRTHGVEADVGKPQVAYRETITQIVNDQYTHKKQTGGSGQFAKIDYTVEPGEPGTGFVFESKVTGGNVPKEYIPSVEKGFKSQIDKGPLVGFPLLDFKLILTDGGFHAVDSSQMAFEAAARAAFRQTMPKCGPQLLEPIMKVDVFVPEDNVGDVIGDLNRRRGMIKSQEQGPTNVRIKADVPLSEMFGYIGDLRSATSGRGQFSMEFSHYSPVPNNIVEKVKEEVKARQEQRK
- a CDS encoding response regulator transcription factor — protein: MTAVRLLIADDHPIVVQGITRFAELEPTLEVIGAAASADALLALLETTTPDVISLDVQMPGMEGPRTVEAVAAAGAPVLLFTLHPIDLAIASLIHAGAAGYLPKSSSLERYVEAIHALHGGGRVLPPELEALLDAPAAKAPSELLTPREMQVFERLVMGETIKEAAFSLGLSVSTVYTYSDRIRTKLGVRTQPELVRYAASWDLDQR
- a CDS encoding sensor histidine kinase, whose product is MNEAKMLADERAFEHFSRDEFRRRMERTALVCVGLFASAWVIGRIVLAGRDLEGPGRLWLAVLTGIALASWLAFRRLPLAARHPMFFGLLMHSATAWGAAMHVSQMGPLDSPFFYVVYTLPPLSISMPCRLPSRIAMTLSGAGVFAVTYFARNPEMLGHPMIHVPMVVLSAVTVASVVLGHNVQRLMRDRFLFGLRLERQRAQLAAHAQRLEQEVEDRSKALGDLASALESATTERADVARQLHDDLGQLIVGVRMELDHLGRRLSHAPTDEGPRLEYLASVVETLDGSVRRFIDRLREPRALPPLARSLDELIAPLRERSGLSLSTAVELDQPLPALEREAIYRLVQEALTNVFKHADASEVRVSVRGDEGGVMAEVLDDGRGFDPEATPSGWGLRGLRERAEALGGELDVQSGAGGTAVRLRVPLEAAPRPLKASA
- a CDS encoding VOC family protein, with translation MITGIHGMYFSEEADALRAFLRDKLQIPARDVGGGWLVFDLPMADMGVHPTDHEGAPASGTHDVSFICDDIEKTVAEMKARGVEFDDEIQDQGYGLTIHFRMPGGVRVEMFQKRY